From Granulicella sp. WH15, the proteins below share one genomic window:
- a CDS encoding Uma2 family endonuclease, whose product MVRATLIPVSEYLNTTYRPDCDYIDGAIEERNVGERPHAFMQSILVAIFNGNRRAWNVVAATGLRVQTSVTRYRIPDVCVLRRSDQVEAIVLAAPLVCIEVLSPRDTMSSMQERVDDYTRMGVEHIWLIDPVSRHAYIATDTGFQRPSEGAFTVSGTPIRVLLDEVFGEFDEMMSQL is encoded by the coding sequence ATGGTCAGAGCCACGCTCATCCCGGTCAGCGAGTACCTTAACACCACCTACCGCCCGGACTGTGACTACATCGACGGCGCAATTGAGGAGCGAAATGTCGGAGAGCGGCCACATGCTTTTATGCAATCAATTTTGGTTGCAATCTTCAACGGTAATCGCCGTGCCTGGAATGTGGTCGCAGCTACGGGGCTGCGCGTTCAAACTTCCGTAACGCGCTATCGAATTCCTGATGTGTGTGTGTTGCGCCGCTCTGATCAGGTCGAGGCGATCGTTTTAGCCGCGCCTCTTGTGTGCATCGAAGTTCTCTCTCCGCGAGATACGATGAGCTCGATGCAAGAGCGCGTGGATGACTACACTCGCATGGGTGTAGAACATATATGGCTCATCGACCCGGTTAGCCGTCACGCTTACATCGCTACTGATACTGGCTTTCAGCGTCCATCAGAGGGCGCGTTCACCGTATCCGGTACGCCGATCCGTGTATTGCTCGATGAAGTGTTTGGGGAATTTGATGAGATGATGTCACAGCTGTGA
- a CDS encoding antitoxin VbhA family protein, whose translation MSASTGEFSVPATQIDPAERARRIAAVQSATGHLRMEGMYASPLALALQQRYIDGEITLEEARNALLAPYNR comes from the coding sequence ATGAGCGCATCAACGGGCGAGTTTTCAGTTCCAGCCACGCAGATCGACCCCGCCGAACGTGCGCGGCGTATCGCAGCCGTGCAGTCCGCAACCGGACACCTCCGCATGGAAGGTATGTACGCTTCGCCTCTGGCCCTCGCGCTTCAACAGCGTTATATCGACGGCGAGATAACGCTTGAGGAAGCTCGCAATGCGCTACTCGCTCCCTATAACCGCTAA
- a CDS encoding histone H1: MAKRPRDLNQLAKMVVDIAIGEAEDTESAKMRSPESVRGRSGGLKGGKARAAALPPDKLADIARLAATARWKKS; encoded by the coding sequence ATGGCTAAGCGACCCCGTGATCTGAACCAACTGGCGAAGATGGTGGTAGACATTGCGATTGGGGAGGCCGAGGACACTGAGAGCGCAAAGATGCGATCTCCTGAAAGTGTCCGGGGCCGCAGTGGAGGCTTAAAAGGCGGCAAGGCAAGGGCTGCGGCCTTACCACCCGACAAATTGGCGGATATTGCGCGTTTAGCCGCTACTGCTCGCTGGAAGAAAAGCTAG
- a CDS encoding HigA family addiction module antitoxin: MREVEFVTPGQMIEARLRERGWSQRALAMVLGVSEKTVSSFMNGRTKISNELALQLQAALAVDADSLLKLQASFELKKAQLAFRLDPALTTRATVFGDLPVSEMISRGWLPGVRDLWDPNLDSAICTFFKAKSIDEIEVLPHAAKKTASDSDASPAQLAWLYRVRQIAADYPAPKYSQHKLEAALGKLKALLVSADAISKVPRIMMEAGVRFVIVESLPAARIDGVCCWLDSTKPVVGVSLRFDRIDNFWFVLRHEIEHVLREHGQGQVRLDTDMEKTASVSDIPEEEQLANHAAAEFCVPSDRLVDFIARKAPVFAERDIRGFAATLQVHPGIVAGQLQHRTNRYELFRNHLVNIRSIILPTAEHDGWGDVAQIEG, from the coding sequence ATGAGAGAAGTTGAGTTTGTGACTCCCGGCCAAATGATTGAAGCTCGCCTTCGCGAGCGCGGTTGGTCACAGCGAGCGTTGGCAATGGTGTTAGGAGTATCAGAAAAAACGGTTAGTTCATTCATGAACGGTCGAACGAAAATCAGTAATGAGTTGGCTCTTCAACTCCAGGCAGCATTAGCGGTGGATGCGGACAGCCTGCTGAAGCTTCAGGCATCGTTTGAACTGAAGAAGGCGCAGCTTGCTTTCAGGCTTGATCCTGCCCTGACCACGCGAGCAACCGTGTTTGGCGACCTACCGGTGTCCGAGATGATTTCACGAGGTTGGCTCCCCGGCGTACGCGACCTTTGGGATCCGAACCTCGATAGTGCTATCTGTACATTCTTCAAGGCGAAATCCATTGATGAGATTGAGGTGCTGCCGCACGCCGCCAAAAAGACGGCGTCTGATTCAGACGCATCACCAGCGCAATTGGCATGGCTGTATCGTGTCCGCCAAATAGCTGCCGACTACCCCGCGCCGAAATATTCTCAACATAAGCTTGAGGCGGCACTCGGAAAACTGAAAGCATTGTTAGTTTCTGCTGACGCCATCAGCAAGGTGCCACGCATCATGATGGAAGCCGGAGTTCGATTTGTAATCGTCGAGTCCCTCCCCGCCGCCCGGATTGACGGCGTTTGCTGTTGGCTAGATTCGACGAAGCCCGTTGTTGGTGTCAGTCTGCGGTTTGATCGAATTGACAACTTTTGGTTCGTCCTGCGGCACGAAATCGAGCATGTGCTTAGGGAGCACGGTCAAGGGCAGGTTCGTCTCGACACAGACATGGAGAAGACCGCATCTGTGTCGGATATCCCAGAGGAGGAGCAACTGGCCAATCATGCGGCAGCAGAGTTTTGCGTACCCAGCGACAGGCTAGTTGACTTCATTGCAAGAAAAGCCCCGGTTTTCGCGGAGCGTGACATTCGCGGGTTTGCAGCAACCCTACAAGTTCATCCGGGTATTGTCGCCGGTCAGTTGCAGCACCGAACCAATAGATATGAACTATTCAGAAACCACCTTGTAAACATTCGCTCCATCATCCTGCCAACTGCCGAACATGATGGCTGGGGTGATGTCGCACAAATCGAAGGATAA
- a CDS encoding IS1 family transposase — MNRLPIVKRARIIQMLAEGSSLRATSRMADVSINTVTKLLVDVAEAAYEYHDKAVRDVRCNRVQADEIWCFVGAKAKNVLASRERESWGDVWTWVALDSDSKLCVSYLVGGRDGWWATEFMRDVAARIRGRVQLTTDGHRAYLNAVEDAFGMDVDYAQLQKIYRASNEPERRYSPAQCIGFDMKTVSGHPDPNRVTTGFVERQNLTMRMSMRRLTCVTNAFSKKVENHAAAVALHFIHYNFARIHKTLRITPAMAAGISDHVWSHEEIAALAN; from the coding sequence ATGAATAGGTTGCCCATTGTGAAGCGCGCTCGTATTATCCAGATGCTCGCAGAGGGGAGCAGCCTTCGCGCTACCAGCCGGATGGCGGATGTTTCGATCAACACCGTTACTAAGCTATTGGTAGACGTTGCAGAAGCCGCATATGAGTATCACGATAAGGCTGTGCGAGATGTCCGGTGCAACCGCGTTCAGGCGGATGAAATTTGGTGCTTTGTAGGAGCCAAGGCTAAAAACGTACTTGCATCACGAGAGCGGGAAAGCTGGGGTGATGTTTGGACGTGGGTAGCCCTCGACAGCGATTCGAAACTCTGCGTCAGCTATCTAGTGGGCGGTCGTGACGGCTGGTGGGCTACCGAGTTCATGCGAGACGTGGCAGCGCGTATCAGGGGCCGAGTACAGCTAACTACAGACGGCCATCGCGCCTATTTGAACGCCGTGGAAGATGCGTTTGGCATGGATGTGGACTATGCCCAGCTACAGAAAATATACCGCGCATCAAACGAGCCTGAGAGACGTTACAGCCCAGCCCAGTGTATTGGCTTCGATATGAAGACGGTAAGCGGCCACCCCGATCCTAATCGGGTCACTACGGGCTTCGTAGAGCGTCAGAATCTGACTATGAGAATGTCGATGCGCCGCCTTACATGCGTCACGAATGCTTTCTCAAAAAAGGTGGAGAATCATGCAGCGGCGGTTGCGCTCCACTTCATTCACTACAACTTTGCCCGGATTCACAAGACCCTGAGAATCACCCCTGCAATGGCCGCAGGAATCTCTGACCATGTTTGGAGCCACGAGGAAATCGCGGCTCTAGCAAACTAA
- a CDS encoding TetR/AcrR family transcriptional regulator yields the protein MGRPKEFNQEEALRRAIVTFSQKGFAATSTDDLMQAMNIGRQSMYGTFGDKRALFLKALAVYSRENTAAIIAELQKPGSPLGNVRNALVQFAKRKDLSSADGCMGINTICEFGLQDREILQVMRGSGVDLRRALLTTLKQAQMKGELSADVEIDALADFFEVTLAGIRVAAKAGMNRTSLMRVAETALRLFHPQ from the coding sequence ATGGGACGCCCAAAGGAGTTCAATCAAGAGGAAGCGCTACGTCGTGCGATTGTCACCTTTTCGCAAAAGGGATTCGCGGCCACCTCGACGGACGATCTGATGCAGGCCATGAATATTGGCCGTCAGAGCATGTATGGCACCTTCGGAGACAAGCGCGCCCTGTTTCTGAAAGCTCTTGCGGTCTATTCAAGAGAGAATACAGCCGCAATCATCGCGGAGCTTCAAAAGCCTGGTTCTCCTCTGGGCAATGTCCGTAACGCTCTTGTGCAATTTGCAAAGAGAAAGGATCTTTCCAGCGCAGATGGGTGCATGGGGATCAACACGATCTGTGAGTTTGGCTTGCAGGATCGTGAGATTCTGCAAGTTATGCGCGGTTCAGGGGTGGATCTGCGACGGGCATTGCTGACGACGTTGAAGCAGGCTCAGATGAAAGGGGAACTCTCTGCTGATGTCGAGATTGACGCCCTGGCGGATTTCTTCGAGGTTACTCTCGCCGGGATAAGGGTTGCTGCAAAAGCGGGGATGAACCGCACGTCTCTGATGCGAGTTGCAGAAACGGCATTGCGACTTTTCCATCCTCAGTGA
- a CDS encoding SDR family oxidoreductase, whose amino-acid sequence MKTVLITGVSSGIGEAAAQHFLSRGWRVVATARKLETLGAWSRSENVISLPLDVTSSDSVRGAIADVLQRLGALDVLVNNAGIGLAGPLEAIPLSDMEQHFQTNFFGAVRVIQEVMPVFREQKHGVIINVSSVAGRFGVPFLSPYCAGKFAIEGLSESLYYELRPFNIRIKLVEPGGIKTKFRQVFVQDRAYEPGLGAVSRRMDQASAADSKLPEPESVAKTIFTAANDGSEKLRYPIETQGASSLSRILPERAWRGIIRKSFGLS is encoded by the coding sequence ATGAAGACGGTTCTCATCACGGGAGTGTCCAGCGGGATCGGAGAAGCAGCGGCGCAGCATTTTCTCAGTCGGGGATGGCGTGTAGTGGCCACTGCGCGCAAACTGGAGACACTCGGAGCCTGGAGTCGTTCCGAGAACGTCATTTCCCTTCCTCTCGATGTCACCAGTTCAGATTCTGTTCGGGGTGCAATCGCAGATGTGTTGCAGCGTCTGGGGGCGCTGGACGTTCTCGTTAACAATGCGGGCATTGGTTTGGCAGGCCCGCTGGAGGCAATCCCTCTTTCAGATATGGAGCAGCACTTTCAGACAAATTTCTTTGGTGCAGTACGGGTGATTCAAGAGGTTATGCCCGTCTTTCGCGAGCAAAAACATGGTGTCATCATCAATGTTTCGTCTGTTGCGGGAAGGTTTGGAGTGCCGTTTCTCTCTCCATATTGCGCGGGTAAATTTGCGATCGAGGGCCTAAGCGAGTCGCTCTACTACGAACTGCGCCCCTTCAATATCCGGATCAAGCTCGTGGAGCCCGGCGGTATCAAGACAAAGTTCAGACAAGTATTCGTCCAAGACAGAGCGTATGAACCCGGCTTGGGCGCTGTGAGTAGACGAATGGATCAGGCGTCTGCGGCGGATTCAAAGCTACCCGAACCGGAGAGCGTCGCCAAGACCATCTTTACAGCCGCCAATGATGGTTCTGAGAAACTCCGCTATCCGATTGAGACGCAGGGGGCGTCGAGCCTTAGCCGTATCCTTCCAGAAAGAGCCTGGAGGGGAATAATAAGAAAATCGTTCGGTCTCTCTTGA
- a CDS encoding formate--tetrahydrofolate ligase encodes MKKTLLPIETVAAKLDLPEELYEKRSPVSAKLSLDLLKDARFRCDGKLVLVTATTPTVSGEGKTVTSIGLVQGLEKIGKRAVLTSREPSLGPVFGMKGGAAGGGRSQVEPAEKINLHFHGDFHAITSAHNLLAALVDSHMFHGNELDLDPNGITWPRTLDMNDRALRHITVSVTGADKKQRDGSNRPSGFLITAASEIMAILSLATGREDLRARLARIVIGQDRKGNPVRAADLNATGPMMALLHEALLPNLAQTTEGTPAMVHCGPFANIAHGTSSVISQKMGMQMADYVVNETGFASDLGFEKYMDLVSPLSGIKPSVAVLVTTVQSVKQQGEGNLERGATNLEKHIAIVRSFGLPVVVAINQFPDDTEAELDALRTFCKARGAEFELSEAYAKGGEGAAALAQKVVEVIEANPDVELTTAYELGDPVIEKITKVAQKVYGAGSIELSERAQENLARFTRWGFGELPICIAKTQYSLSDDPKQLGAPTGWTLHVTDVALSAGAGFLVVISGSMMLMPGLPKVSRAMGIDVDEHGEITGMS; translated from the coding sequence GTGAAGAAAACCCTGCTACCCATTGAAACGGTTGCCGCCAAGCTGGACCTGCCTGAAGAACTCTATGAGAAACGCAGCCCGGTCAGTGCGAAGCTCAGTTTGGACCTGCTGAAAGACGCGCGATTTCGCTGCGACGGAAAGCTGGTGCTGGTGACGGCAACTACGCCAACGGTCTCGGGTGAAGGCAAGACCGTCACATCTATCGGTCTGGTGCAAGGGCTGGAGAAGATTGGTAAGCGCGCGGTGCTTACATCGCGTGAGCCCTCGTTGGGCCCGGTGTTTGGCATGAAGGGCGGCGCGGCTGGCGGCGGGCGCTCGCAGGTAGAGCCTGCGGAGAAGATCAATCTTCACTTCCACGGCGACTTTCATGCGATCACCTCGGCGCACAACCTTCTGGCGGCACTCGTCGATTCGCACATGTTTCATGGCAATGAGCTTGACCTCGACCCGAACGGCATCACGTGGCCGCGCACGCTGGATATGAACGATCGCGCGTTGCGCCACATCACCGTCAGCGTGACGGGAGCGGACAAGAAACAGCGCGATGGCAGCAATCGGCCTAGCGGCTTTCTCATTACGGCGGCTTCGGAGATTATGGCCATCCTGTCGCTTGCTACAGGCCGCGAGGACCTGCGTGCCCGGTTGGCTCGGATTGTGATTGGGCAGGACCGCAAGGGGAATCCAGTGCGTGCAGCAGATCTGAACGCGACTGGCCCGATGATGGCGCTGTTGCACGAAGCGTTGCTGCCGAACCTGGCGCAGACTACCGAAGGTACGCCTGCGATGGTGCATTGCGGGCCGTTCGCAAACATCGCGCACGGCACCAGCTCCGTCATCTCGCAGAAGATGGGAATGCAGATGGCGGACTACGTGGTCAACGAGACTGGCTTCGCATCGGACCTGGGTTTTGAAAAGTACATGGACCTTGTTAGCCCTTTGTCCGGCATCAAGCCTTCCGTCGCAGTGCTGGTAACGACGGTTCAGAGCGTGAAGCAGCAAGGCGAAGGCAACCTCGAGCGAGGGGCCACGAACCTCGAAAAACACATTGCCATTGTGCGCAGCTTTGGACTCCCGGTGGTGGTCGCGATCAATCAATTCCCTGACGACACCGAGGCGGAGCTTGACGCGTTGCGCACGTTCTGCAAAGCACGCGGGGCGGAGTTCGAACTTTCAGAGGCGTATGCAAAGGGCGGAGAAGGTGCGGCGGCGCTGGCGCAGAAGGTCGTCGAGGTGATCGAGGCAAACCCGGATGTCGAGCTGACGACCGCCTACGAGTTGGGCGACCCGGTGATAGAAAAGATCACCAAGGTGGCGCAAAAGGTATACGGTGCCGGATCAATCGAGCTGAGCGAGCGTGCGCAGGAGAACCTCGCCCGCTTCACGCGCTGGGGCTTCGGCGAACTGCCCATCTGTATCGCAAAGACCCAGTACTCGCTCAGCGACGATCCCAAGCAACTGGGCGCGCCGACTGGATGGACGCTTCACGTAACGGACGTTGCACTCTCCGCAGGCGCAGGATTTCTCGTTGTCATCTCGGGCTCAATGATGCTGATGCCGGGATTGCCCAAAGTGTCCCGCGCGATGGGAATCGACGTAGATGAGCACGGCGAAATCACCGGGATGTCGTAA
- a CDS encoding PQQ-binding-like beta-propeller repeat protein encodes MKQPVDEDWPSYNGDYTGRRYSSLTQVTPENAHHLSPQWVFHSRNAGILQVTPVVVAGVMFVTGSNDAYALDATTGKTLWHHERPISQGLIDDASGHINRGVAVLGTRIYMETDNAHLLCLDARSGNLIWDVPYAFDNRNYGATSAPLVVKDKILVGTSGGDDGVRGFVAAFDAKTGREAWRFWTIPEPGQPGSETWPTTGKYKDSWKNGGATTWLPGTYDTELNLIYWPTSNPSPDFDGSVRLGDNLYTSSVLALDPDTGKLKWHFQFSPHDLNDYDATETPVLVDATYQGVPRKLLIQANRNGFIYILDRTTGKYLASKQFAQKQNWAKGIDANGRPIRTDLVPTAEGTRMCPSYGGGTNWYSPTYSETTHLFYFLALDDCSIFKVKTEDFEQGHEYYSTGASHPPNENAKKFLMAFDPFKDKFAWINPQAGGAHSSGGVMSTASGLVAFGDDAEEFEVVDGRTGHPLYHFNVGQTMHASPMSYAVNGRQYFAIAAGNDLFTFALP; translated from the coding sequence ATGAAGCAGCCCGTCGATGAGGACTGGCCCTCTTATAACGGCGACTATACTGGCCGTCGCTATAGCAGTCTCACGCAGGTGACTCCCGAGAATGCTCACCACCTCAGCCCGCAGTGGGTCTTCCACAGCCGCAACGCGGGCATCCTCCAGGTCACTCCGGTCGTTGTTGCGGGAGTGATGTTTGTTACTGGCTCCAACGACGCGTACGCACTGGACGCAACCACCGGCAAGACCCTATGGCATCACGAGCGGCCCATCTCACAAGGGCTCATCGACGATGCCTCAGGCCACATCAATCGCGGCGTAGCAGTACTCGGCACGCGCATCTATATGGAGACCGACAACGCCCACCTGCTTTGCCTCGACGCGCGAAGCGGCAATCTTATCTGGGATGTCCCCTACGCCTTCGACAATCGCAACTACGGAGCCACCAGTGCGCCGCTCGTCGTGAAGGATAAGATCCTTGTCGGCACCTCTGGCGGAGACGACGGTGTTCGTGGCTTCGTAGCAGCCTTCGATGCAAAGACGGGCAGGGAAGCGTGGCGTTTCTGGACCATTCCCGAGCCGGGCCAACCAGGTTCAGAGACATGGCCGACGACTGGAAAATATAAGGACTCATGGAAGAATGGCGGTGCCACTACCTGGCTGCCGGGCACTTACGACACCGAACTCAATCTCATCTACTGGCCCACGAGCAATCCTTCGCCCGACTTCGATGGCTCAGTGCGCCTGGGGGACAATCTATACACCAGCAGTGTATTGGCGCTCGATCCGGATACTGGAAAGCTGAAGTGGCACTTTCAGTTCTCACCGCACGATCTGAACGACTACGACGCGACTGAAACTCCTGTGCTCGTGGACGCCACCTATCAAGGTGTACCGCGCAAGCTGTTGATCCAGGCCAATCGAAATGGTTTTATCTATATTCTCGATCGCACAACAGGAAAGTATCTTGCGTCCAAGCAGTTTGCGCAAAAGCAGAACTGGGCGAAGGGAATTGACGCCAACGGTCGTCCCATCCGCACGGATTTAGTTCCGACAGCAGAGGGTACACGCATGTGCCCAAGCTACGGCGGTGGAACCAACTGGTACTCACCCACTTACAGCGAGACGACTCATTTGTTCTACTTCCTTGCCCTCGATGACTGTTCCATCTTCAAGGTCAAGACGGAGGACTTCGAACAGGGCCACGAGTACTACTCCACGGGCGCGTCGCATCCGCCGAACGAAAACGCGAAGAAGTTTCTTATGGCCTTCGACCCGTTCAAGGATAAATTCGCCTGGATCAATCCCCAGGCGGGTGGCGCACATTCTTCCGGGGGAGTGATGTCTACCGCATCGGGCCTGGTTGCATTCGGAGACGATGCAGAAGAGTTTGAAGTAGTTGACGGACGCACCGGTCATCCGCTCTATCACTTTAATGTAGGTCAAACAATGCACGCCTCTCCGATGAGCTATGCAGTTAACGGACGGCAGTACTTTGCAATCGCCGCCGGAAACGATCTCTTCACCTTCGCTCTCCCATAA
- a CDS encoding SMP-30/gluconolactonase/LRE family protein — protein MTLLLALPLAAQQKAPEPRFELKAEDPGFWKLFDRGATLNTMGKDFGFTEGPVWEPTGSLLVSDETKNWIYRIYPDGHRDELIQLGDPDGSTFDREHRLLVTASVLRAIIRLSPDMKTYDVLVDRYNGQRLNSPNDVTLGPDGAIYFTDPTLDLVKGEKQETPFQGVYRLDAKGNISLLTKDLQQPNGLAFSPDGKFLYIDDTAQKNIRRYRFHKGALSDGTIFADENVLGSDGVPDGMKTDKKGDLYVTGPGGVWVWSPTGKHLGTVLLPHQPANLTWGDAKNSTLFLTAGHFVYTLPTKVQGHLSYPAKAVRP, from the coding sequence ATGACGCTTCTCCTTGCTTTGCCGCTGGCAGCTCAGCAAAAAGCACCCGAACCAAGGTTCGAACTAAAAGCCGAAGATCCTGGCTTCTGGAAGCTATTCGATCGCGGCGCAACGCTCAACACTATGGGCAAAGACTTCGGCTTTACCGAAGGTCCAGTATGGGAGCCTACTGGTTCGCTGCTTGTAAGTGATGAAACAAAGAACTGGATCTATCGAATTTACCCTGATGGACATCGCGATGAGTTGATCCAGCTTGGCGATCCTGATGGCAGTACCTTTGACCGTGAGCATCGCCTGCTCGTAACCGCCAGCGTGCTTCGAGCGATCATCCGTCTCTCACCCGACATGAAGACCTACGACGTACTGGTAGATCGCTACAACGGGCAACGTCTGAACAGTCCCAACGATGTAACTCTCGGCCCCGATGGGGCGATTTACTTCACCGATCCGACGCTCGATCTCGTAAAGGGCGAAAAGCAGGAGACTCCATTCCAGGGTGTTTATCGACTCGATGCAAAGGGTAATATTTCGCTGTTGACGAAAGACCTCCAGCAGCCGAACGGCCTGGCATTTTCTCCAGATGGTAAGTTTCTCTATATAGATGACACCGCGCAGAAGAATATTCGACGCTATCGCTTTCACAAGGGAGCGTTGAGCGATGGAACGATCTTTGCCGATGAAAATGTACTAGGAAGTGATGGCGTCCCGGATGGCATGAAGACGGATAAAAAAGGCGATCTCTACGTAACTGGCCCGGGTGGAGTATGGGTGTGGAGCCCCACTGGTAAACATCTCGGCACCGTTCTTCTTCCGCATCAACCTGCCAACCTGACATGGGGCGACGCCAAAAACTCTACCCTCTTCCTGACCGCAGGTCATTTTGTCTACACCCTTCCGACGAAAGTGCAAGGGCATCTTTCCTATCCGGCAAAGGCGGTACGTCCGTGA
- a CDS encoding c-type cytochrome — translation MNRPLLSICAALLASVACLANHAQSPSTLISSHVETGERTFSTNCSGCHGSDGRGGERAPNIATARNIVALSDNDLESIVKKGVPGSGMPGFAYLGDPIVKDVVAHLRILQGKTSITKISGDPSAGRALFFGRAECSQCHMVKGEGGYIASDLTDYAGGITQDSIQLAITRPDAVLASTSTVVDLLLPNGEHVIGVARAEDNFQITVQTKDGRWRTFDKSKLTDVKHTDHSLHPRDYSTRLSTKELDDLASYLVTSAADAPAKPARRRNN, via the coding sequence TTGAATCGCCCTTTACTCTCTATTTGCGCTGCTTTGCTTGCCTCTGTAGCCTGCCTTGCGAACCATGCACAATCACCGTCGACGCTGATCTCATCTCATGTTGAGACGGGTGAGCGTACTTTTTCTACGAACTGCTCCGGCTGCCACGGCTCGGACGGACGCGGGGGAGAACGGGCCCCCAACATCGCAACTGCGCGTAATATCGTTGCCCTGTCAGACAATGACCTGGAATCCATCGTGAAGAAAGGCGTGCCCGGCTCTGGAATGCCCGGATTCGCATACCTTGGCGACCCGATAGTGAAGGATGTCGTTGCTCATCTCCGCATCTTGCAGGGAAAGACTTCGATCACGAAGATCAGTGGTGATCCATCGGCTGGCCGTGCGCTTTTCTTCGGTCGCGCCGAGTGTTCGCAGTGCCACATGGTGAAGGGCGAAGGTGGATACATAGCCTCCGATCTGACCGACTACGCTGGCGGCATCACGCAGGACTCCATTCAACTCGCCATCACCAGGCCGGATGCCGTTCTGGCTTCTACCTCGACGGTGGTAGATCTGCTGCTTCCGAATGGCGAGCATGTTATCGGAGTAGCGCGCGCAGAAGATAACTTCCAGATCACAGTTCAGACGAAAGACGGTCGTTGGCGCACATTCGACAAGTCGAAGCTGACAGACGTGAAACACACCGACCACTCTCTTCATCCCAGAGACTATAGCACCCGCCTTTCAACGAAGGAGCTGGATGACCTCGCGAGTTACCTTGTAACTTCGGCTGCAGATGCACCCGCCAAGCCTGCACGACGGAGGAACAATTGA